AACGGAGTACTAGAAGCTACGGATTCAAAAGCCAGGTGTGGAACGGATAGCACCATGGTACAGTGACCGATACCACACCCGGCAATATAGTCTTTGAGAAGTTTTATTATAAATGTTTGCCCTGTCGACCTCGCGCAGTTGTGGAGGCGCTCGAACACCAATCGCTCGGCTTTCTGCCGCTCTTACTCCTCGGGAACAAGGCTCTCCCTCCTGGTGAGGGGGCGTTCTTTGTCGATCTGCGCGATCACGTCATTGAGTTGGAAAGCAGGACGCTCTGTTGGATGGAAGGCTTTACCACGGTCGCATGTCGACGTTCTACCGGTATGCCCACTACCAGTGACCGCGTTCTCCGAGTCAGTTGAACAACAGCGGTTCGACCGATTGATGAGCCTCTCACCCAGCGCTAAGCTCGTGTTCGTCGTTCTCCAGAACGACCACCCACTCACCACCCAGGAGATACACGAAGAAACACTTCTCCCGCCCCGAACCGCACGATACGCGCTCAACAAGCTCACCGACGCAGATATCATCAATAAGCGGGTCAATCCACACGAACCGCGTTCACAACTCTACACTCCACAACCTGTTGCTGAACGGTAATCGACTACGGGTCTCTGTGGTCCAACAGCAGCCCCTGCGCTCAGGGGCCCTGAAACCGTCTCCCGAAGAGAAATTGAGCTATTGGATAATTCCAGAAAACCAGCATCCACTACTCGGGGATGGCCATCGGAACCCCTACTGAACGGAATGCGAGGGGTAGGATTCGAACCCGCGAACCCCTACGGGAGCGGATCTTAAGTCCACCGCCTTTGGCCAGACTCGGCCACCCTCGCCCACTCACGTCTCGATAGTCATAGGCATGGTCGTTTCGGTCGGGCGGGAATTTCCCGTCACCTTCGCCATCCAAGGCCGGGTTCTCTGGCATCCTAGTCGACAGCGTATCGAAACAGTCTCACACGTACCCTAACGTCCCGCTCTCTCTTCGGCCGATTCACCCGGTTTAACGAGAGGTCCCCGAGCTCACGTCCGTAGCGGGGCGTCTCTTCCAGAGGGGTCCTTCGGCAAACAGACCTATAAGATCTCTTCGCGTACACCGAAATAATGGCGACATGCTTCGTCCCGACCCATGTGCGGTCCGCAACACCAGTCGTCGAAACTGACCACGAGCGCACTATCACTGAACGCGATGCATTCGCCAGATTCGCCG
This portion of the Halococcus salifodinae DSM 8989 genome encodes:
- a CDS encoding MarR family transcriptional regulator — translated: MSLSPSAKLVFVVLQNDHPLTTQEIHEETLLPPRTARYALNKLTDADIINKRVNPHEPRSQLYTPQPVAER